A single region of the Gossypium arboreum isolate Shixiya-1 chromosome 12, ASM2569848v2, whole genome shotgun sequence genome encodes:
- the LOC108478829 gene encoding labd-13Z-ene-9,15,16-triol synthase, chloroplastic-like, whose protein sequence is MSNFYNKVTGEGWSRRQDGVAAFTITEVAATLTVATLVIIFFSWLVKKLIIKTKPSPPPPPGPIGLPILGHLLFIKPDFLYYVTKQSQIHGPIIKLQLGRKVYIIISSPSIAKQILKDHDAIFANRDIPMAAIKGTFGGLDIVWRSNGPELHKLRKLVVSEIMSNKGLNACYEFRRREIRHMVKNIHGKIGSPINLSEQIFLTTFNVTVNMLWGGSLNGKESNLGLEFKDRFEEFLRLMVEPNVSDMFPVLRPFDLQGIESKAEKNISWFYEFFESVIEQRRKLGEGPKMADSKDFLQQLLELNQTGDVKTSLSMKEINAMLLNIISGATDTTFTTMEWAMTELLRHPDKLQRVVDELDAIISGPNIVEEFHLPRLLYLEAVVKETLRIHPPAPLLMPHMSSETTVVAGYTIPKNSNIFFNVWAIQRDADFWEDPLQFEPERFLNVIEKRNYKGNSFDFFPFGSGRRICVGISMAEKIMMLVLATLLHCFEWELPNGGKPNVKEQLRLVLSKVEPLVVVPIARSSNSMQYL, encoded by the exons ATGTCGAACTTCTACAACAAGGTTACTGGCGAAGGTTGGTCGCGCCGCCAAGACGGAGTGGCTGCGTTCACCATCACTGAAGTGGCAGCCACTCTCACGGTGGCGACGCTAGTAATTATCTTTTTTTCATGGTTGGTTAAGAAACTCATCATCAAAACCAAGCCGTCGCCGCCGCCGCCACCAGGCCCGATAGGCTTGCCGATACTCGGCCACCTCCTTTTCATCAAACCCGATTTCCTCTATTATGTAACCAAGCAATCCCAAATCCACGGCCCTATCATCAAGCTTCAGCTGGGAAGAAAAGTTTACATCATCATAAGCTCACCATCAATCGCAAAACAAATCCTCAAAGACCACGACGCCATCTTCGCCAACCGCGACATTCCGATGGCGGCCATAAAAGGAACCTTTGGCGGACTCGACATTGTGTGGAGATCCAATGGCCCAGAATTACACAAGCTACGAAAGCTCGTCGTAAGTGAAATCATGAGCAACAAAGGCCTCAATGCTTGCTACGAGTTTCGCCGACGAGAGATCCGACATATGGTGAAGAATATTCATGGAAAAATCGGGTCACCCATTAACCTCAGTGAACAAATTTTCTTAACAACGTTCAACGTTACGGTTAACATGCTATGGGGTGGTTCGTTGAATGGAAAAGAATCCAACCTTGGGCTTGAATTTAAGGATCGATTCGAGGAATTTTTGAGATTGATGGTAGAACCCAATGTTTCTGATATGTTCCCGGTGCTTAGGCCATTTGATTTACAAGGAATTGAATCCAAAGCCGAGAAAAACATTTCGTGGTTTTATGAGTTTTTCGAATCGGTGATAGAGCAGCGAAGGAAGCTCGGAGAGGGACCAAAAATGGCTGATAGTAAGGATTTTTTGCAGCAATTGTTGGAGCTGAACCAAACAGGAGATGTCAAAACTTCATTATCCATGAAGGAAATAAACGCTATGCTGCTG AATATTATAAGCGGCGCTACGGACACAACATTTACAACAATGGAGTGGGCAATGACGGAATTACTACGACACCCAGATAAATTGCAAAGAGTCGTCGACGAATTGGATGCAATAATCAGTGGCCCAAACATCGTTGAAGAGTTCCATCTTCCTCGCCTACTCTATTTAGAAGCTGTGGTGAAAGAGACATTACGAATTCACCCACCAGCTCCTTTGCTAATGCCACACATGTCGAGTGAGACCACCGTCGTAGCCGGTTACACTATCCCAAAAAATTCCAATATTTTCTTTAACGTGTGGGCAATACAAAGGGACGCCGATTTTTGGGAAGACCCTCTTCAATTCGAGCCAGAAAGGTTCTTGAATGTCATTGAGAAAAGGAATTATAAGGGCAATAGTTTCGATTTTTTCCCGTTTGGATCGGGGAGAAGGATTTGTGTTGGGATTTCAATGGCAGAGAAAATTATGATGCTGGTGTTGGCGACGTTGTTGCATTGTTTTGAATGGGAATTGCCGAATGGGGGAAAACCTAATGTGAAAGAGCAACTACGATTGGTGTTGTCGAAGGTGGAGCCGCTTGTTGTTGTGCCCATTGCGCGTTCATCTAATTCAATGCAATATCTATAA
- the LOC108478490 gene encoding cytochrome P450 76T24-like → MSNFYDKVTGKGWLRRHDGVAAFTVTEVAATLTVATLVIIFFSWLVKKLIIKTKPSLPLPPGPIGWPIIGHLLFIKPDFLQYVTKQSQIHGPIIKLQLGRKVYIIISSPSIAKQILKDHDAIFANRDIPVAAIKGTFGGLDIVWRSNGPELHKLRKLVVSEITSNKSLDACYEFRRREIQYMVKNIHGKIGSPINLSEQIFLTAFNVTINMLWGGSLNGEESNLGLEFRDQFKVFVKLMVEPNISDMFPMLRPFDLQGIESKAKKHISWFYGFFELVIEQRKLGEGPKMADSKDFLQQLLELNQTGDVKTSLSMKEINAMLLNIVIGATDTTFTTIEWAMTELLRHPNKLQRVVEELDAIIGDQNIVEEFHLPRLFYLEAVVKETLRIHPPAPLLMPHMSSETTIIAGYTIPKNSNIYFNVWAIQRDAEFWEDPLQFEPERFLNVIEKRNYKGNSFDFFPFGSGRRICVGISMAEKIIMLMLATLLHCFEWELPNGRKPDVKEKLHLLLSKVEPLVVVPISRSSKWRHCG, encoded by the exons ATGTCGAACTTCTACGACAAGGTTACTGGCAAAGGTTGGTTGCGCCGCCACGACGGAGTGGCTGCGTTCACCGTCACTGAAGTGGCAGCCACTCTCACAGTGGCGACACTAGTAATTATCTTTTTTTCATGGTTGGTTAAGAAACTCATCATCAAAACCAAGCCGTCGCTGCCACTGCCACCAGGCCCGATAGGCTGGCCGATAATCGGCCACCTCCTTTTCATCAAACCCGATTTCCTCCAATACGTAACCAAGCAATCCCAAATCCACGGCCCTATCATCAAGCTTCAGCTGGGAAGAAAAGTTTACATCATCATAAGCTCACCATCAATTGCAAAACAAATCCTCAAAGACCACGACGCCATCTTCGCCAACCGCGACATTCCGGTTGCGGCCATAAAAGGAACCTTCGGCGGGCTCGACATTGTGTGGAGATCCAACGGCCCAGAATTACACAAGCTACGGAAGCTCGTCGTAAGTGAAATCACGAGCAACAAAAGCCTCGATGCTTGCTACGAGTTCCGCCGACGAGAGATCCAATATATGGTGAAGAATATCCATGGGAAAATCGGGTCACCCATTAACCTCAGTGAACAAATATTCTTAACAGCGTTCAACGTTACAATTAACATGCTATGGGGTGGTTCGCTGAACGGAGAAGAATCGAACCTTGGGCTTGAATTTAGGGATCAATTCAAGGTATTTGTGAAATTGATGGTAGAACCCAACATTTCTGATATGTTCCCGATGCTTAGGCCATTCGATTTACAAGGAATTGAATCCAAGGCCAAAAAGCATATTTCATGGTTTTATGGGTTTTTCGAATTGGTGATAGAGCAACGAAAGCTCGGAGAGGGACCAAAAATGGCTGATAGTAAGGATTTTTTGCAGCAATTGTTGGAGCTGAACCAAACAGGAGATGTCAAAACTTCATTATCCATGAAGGAAATAAACGCTATGCTGCTG AATATTGTAATCGGCGCTACGGACACAACATTTACAACAATAGAATGGGCGATGACAGAATTACTACGACACCCaaataaattgcaaagagtaGTTGAGGAATTGGATGCAATAATCGGTGACCAAAACATTGTTGAAGAGTTTCATCTTCCTCGCTTATTCTATTTAGAAGCTGTGGTGAAAGAGACGTTACGAATTCACCCACCGGCTCCTTTGCTAATGCCACACATGTCGAGTGAGACCACTATCATAGCCGGTTACACTATCCCTAAAAATTCTAATATTTACTTCAACGTGTGGGCAATACAAAGGGACGCCGAGTTCTGGGAAGACCCACTTCAATTCGAGCCGGAAAGGTTTTTGAATGTCATTGAGAAAAGGAATTATAAGGGAAATAGTTTCGATTTTTTCCCGTTTGGATCGGGGAGGAGGATTTGTGTTGGGATTTCAATGGCAGAGAAAATTATTATGCTGATGTTGGCGACGTTGTTGCATTGTTTTGAATGGGAATTGCCAAACGGGCGAAAACCTGATGTGAAAGAGAAACTACATTTGTTATTGTCAAAGGTAGAGCCGCTTGTTGTCGTGCCTATTTCACGTTCCTCTAAGTGGCGACATTGTGGTTAA